Genomic DNA from Pelosinus sp. IPA-1:
TAATTCCAACGGGGCTAATTGGCTGGATTATTGATTCGGAGGTTGCCGCAATTCGTAAAATGCAGCAATCAACAGAAACTCTCGATTTGCATGAGGATAGGAATGCGATGAGGAAAGTAACTCTGCTAGAACTTAATCAGCTGGCTTTACAGAGCAAAAGCGAACTATGGTCTGCAGCGCAAAGCGTGGGGCGAGATGTAAAGTTATATCTTCATTGGTCAGCCGGGCGTTATGGACAATTTTTTGATGAGTATCATATCAATATTGATAAGGATGGTAGTATTTATGTAAGTAGTGGTAATTTACATACAATTAAGTCTCATACATATAAACGTAATACAGGTGCAATTGGTATATCGCTAGCTTGCTGTTACAATGCCACAACAGAAAGCCTTGGATATCAGCCTCCTACAGAAATGCAGATTGAAGCAATGAGTCAAGTAATCGCTGTATTATGCAAAGCATTGGATTTGACAATTGATATTTACCGGGTAATGACACATGCAGAGGCTGCTAATAATATGGATGGCCTTAATCCAGATTATGAAGTTAACGGATATCCCGATGGGAAATATGGACCTGGCTTTAGTTGGGAACGCTGGGACTTGTGGTTTATGCCAGGTGTTCCTAAAGGAGAAGGCGGTAATGTTTTGCGAGGAAAAGCAATCTGGTATCAACAACAAGGGGTTGGCATATTCTAACTAATACCGAACCAGTATATGTTTCGGAGTGAATTATTTAGTGCTGCCTATGTATTAAAAGATATAATCCTTACCCAATATATCGATAAGGAAACGAAAACCGATGGAGTCGTACTGTGTTCTTAAATTAAAAATAAAGGCTTCCCTCCAGTAAAAACTGAGTTGGAAGCTTTTTTGTTTAGAGCCTTTCCGGTTAACATTATCATTGAGAGCCAAACTGGCAAAAGATTCATTTCACTAGGTCAATTTTTTACTGTAGGCAGGATTCTACAAACAAAATAGGAAATAATAAAAAAGTATAGTTTTTTTGAAAGATAAGGAGTGGTAATAATGAAAATTGCTAAGAGTTTGACAGATTTAATTGGTAACACGCCCTTGCTAGAACTTAGTAATTATAACGGAACTAAGAATTTAAATGCAAAGGTAATTGCTAAACTAGAATATTTTAATCCCATGGGCAGTGTAAAAGATAGGGTAGGCTATGCCATGATTGTAGATGGAGAGGAAAAAGGGCTAATTCGTGAAGGGACTGTCATTGTTGAGCCTACTAGTGGTAATACAGGAATTGGCTTGGCTTTCGCCGCTACAGCAAAAGGTTATAAGCTAATTTTGACTATGCCAGATACGATGAGTATTGAGAGAAGGAATTTATTGAAGGCGTTAGGGGCTGAAATAGTCTTGACTCCAGGTACTCAGGGCATGAAGGGGGCTATTGCTAAGGCGGAAGAGTTACTAGAGGAATTTCCTAATTCCTACATGCCTCAACAATTTAAGAATTTAGCGAACCCTGCAATTCATCGTAAGACGACGGCACAAGAAATTTGGCAAGATACAGAAGGACACGTAGACATTTTTGTTGCTGGTGTAGGCACAGGTGGTACTATAACAGGTGTAGGTCAGGTATTGAAAGAAAAGAATCCAGCGGTTAAAATTGTAGCCGTTGAACCAAGTGATTCGCCTGTATTATCTGGAGGAAAGCCAGGTCCACATAAAATACAAGGCATTGGTGCAGGTTTCGTGCCAGACATATTCAATCCCGCAGTGGTTGATGAAATTATCAAGGTAGAAAATCAAGACGCTTTCAAAACTGCTAGAGACTTAGCTAAAGTGGAAGGGTTGTTGGTAGGAATATCCTCTGGTGCGGCGCTTTTTGCTGCGACTCAATTAGCCTTGCGCCCTGAGAATAAGGGGAAAAGTATTGTTGTACTCCTACCTGACACCGGAGAAAGATATTTATCTACTCCTTTATTTCAGGAAGAGTAATTGAATCTGACAAGATACTTCAAAAACATTTTAAATAACAGTTGACATTATTAATTAAAACAAGTATACTTATTCAAGTAAGGCAAACAAAAATCGACTCCGTAGCCCAGCTGGATAGAGCGCTTGACTACGAATCAAGAGGTCGCAGGTTCGAATCCTGCCGGGGTCACCATATTAGGTCATTAGAACGCTTGAAGAATTCTTCAAGCGTTTTTTTTATATGTAATGTTAAATGATATAGTGAGTTTAAAAAATATATATATTTTCTAAGTTTATACGCTTTTTTACGATAGTTACGGGAAGGAAATTGTAAAAATAATTAGAATAATATAGGAGGACAAAAAGAACTCGAAGAAAATAGTTTTATGTAGTAAGGAGGAGTTTTATGTTAAGACAACGGAGCTTAAAAACACAATTAGTTATATTCTTTATTTTATTTGCAGTTATTCCTGCCGCGGTTGGCGGAGCAATCAGTATCTATATGAATGTTACATCGACTAAAAATTCAGTAATACAAAGTAATAGTAACACCAGTGTCCAGATTGCAAAGCAAATTGAAATTATGCTAGATGATTCAAAAGGAATGACGGAAGGGTTGGCAGCCAGTCCAGCGGCACGTTCTCTGGATGGTGCGGTTATCCGTGACATGATCGTAAATTTTCAACAAAAAAACCCTCAGTTTGAGCTTATCTACGTAATGGATAAGAGTGGCATGCAGATTGCGCGGACTGCAGGTACATTAGCAAATCGTGGCGATAGGCCTTATTTTGTTGAAGCCATGAAGGGCAGTACATTTTTCACAGATGTTTACATATCATCTTTTACCAATGCGCCTAGTGTAACAATTTCTGTACCAATCAAAGATGCTGCAGGGAAAAGTATTGGTGTTTTTGCTGCTGACATTGGCTTGCAGGCTTTATGGTCGATTGCTGAGAATGTTAAGGTGGGAAAGAATGGTTATGTTGAAATCGTTGATCATAATGGTGTGGTCATAGCGTATCCGGATCATGAGAAAGTCTTAAAGAAAGAAAGTTTTGCTGAATTAGAATATGTAAAAAAAGTAATAGGTGGGCAAACTGGCTCTATTGATGCTGTGTCAAGTCGTGGTGACACAACAATTAGTACCTTTTCCCCGGTGAATAAATATAAGTGGGGAGTTATTGTAAATGAACCACTTAAAGATGTTCATAACGTAGCTGTATCTGCATCATATATCCTTATGGCAATTTTACTTATATCTATATTGCTTGCAGCAGTAACGGCGTTTTACATAGCTCGTAGCATTGTTTCTCCACTACAAAAGGTAGTTGATTCGGTTCAATTAGTAGCTAAGGGAGACTTATCCCAGGCACTTGTTGCCGAAGGGGCTCTAGAAGTAAACCAATTGGTTCGGGGCGTAAATCATATGACGTCTGCCTTGCGGGAGATGATCAGTCATGCTTCATCAGTTTCTGAGTCAGTAGCGGCTTCGGCTGAGGAATTGACAGCATCAGCCACCGAAGTAGGACGTGCTTCCGAAGAAGTAGCAACTACCATTCAGGATGTAGCGCAAAGTGCTACAAACCAAGTAACGTTATCGGATGAGTCAGCCGCCATCATGATGGAAATGCAAAATGGTATTGCTGATGCTGTAGAAGCTGCCTGTGACGTTTCAGGGGCCTCTGAACGCAGTGAACAATCTGCTGAACATGGCTTAAAACAAGTTAGTCATGCTGTTATGCTAATGAGCAGCATTCAGGAGGATGTAGGTAACGCGGCTCAAAAAATAAATGCGCTTGGCGAAAAATCGCGACAAATTGGCCAAATTGTTGAGGTTATTACCAATATTGCAGGCCAAACCAATCTATTGGCGTTAAATGCTGCGATTGAGGCAGCAAGAGCTGGTGAACAGGGGCGTGGTTTTGCAGTTGTAGCAGATGAGGTGCGTAAACTAGCAGAACAATCTCAAGAAGCAGCTAAGGAAATCGCTGAAATTATTGGCGCTATTCAAAGTGAAACAATTCAAGCGGTAGAAGCGATGGATAAGGGAAGCCACGAGGTAGTAGAAGGTGTTAAGGTAGTTTCAGCATCTAAGGTTGCCTTTGAAGAAATTTATGTAGATGTTAAAGAAATGCGAAAACGAGTAGAAAAAATTCTTGTATTAATGGATAATCAACTAAGTGGAAGTGGACAGGTTGGTCAGTCGATTAATGGTATTGCGGATGCATCTAGAACGAATGCAGCTAGTTCTCAAGAAGTAGCGGCAGCCAGTGAAGAGCAAAACGCTTCAGTGCATGAAATTGTAACAGCTGTTTCTGGTTTAGCAACTATGGCCAGCGAGTTACAAGAAGTTGTGCATAAATTTAAAGTTTAAAATCTTGTAACGCTTTGACCACAAGAACACACATTGCGCTAGCGCGCTGATAAAAGCGCTCTAGAGAGCTCTGGTGTTTTTGTGGTTTTTCTTTTTGAAGCTTTCTTTATAACTTTCCAATAAAATAAGTGACTATTAAGATATTGATACTTCTTCGAAAACATTCATCCATTTGGTGAGAAAGTGAGTATTTACAAGAAATAACGATATTAAAAGAGTTATAATGACATAAATTATGATAATCGCGGTTGTTATATTATAAGAAGTCTGTTATATTAATAAAGTTGCTGTTGCGAGTTAGCAAAAACAACATGTCAAAGCAAAAACAACTTAAAAAAAAGTTGAAAAAAGTGCTTGACATAACAACGATAACGTGGTAAAATAAATCTTGTCGCTAGGGAATGTTGAAAAACATTTAAAGATAAAATATGGTGGCTGTGGTGAAGCGGTTAACACGGCGGATTGTGGTTCCGTTATTCGAGGGTTCGATCCCCTTCAGCCACCCCATTGAATATCTAGCAAAAGCACGTAGGGGTATAGCCAAGTTGGTAAGGCACGGGACTTTGACTCCCGCATCCGTTGGTTCGAGTCCAGCTACCCCTGCCATTATGGTTCACTAGCTCAGTTGGTAGAGCACCTGACTTTTAATCAGGGTGTCCCGCGTTCGAGCCGCGGGTGAGCCACCATTTAACTTAATTATGCGGGAGTGGCGGAATGGCAGACGCACCAGACTTAGGATCTGGCGCCGCAAGGTGTAGGAGTTCAAGTCTCCTCTCCCGCACCATCAAAAGTTCAAGGCTTTCAGGGATTATCCTGAGGTCTTTTTATTTTTCCTACGGCCTTATGTAAAATAAGGCTTTTATTTTTTGTTAAGAGGAAAGAAAAATACATTTTGGTTTTCTATGAATTTTTACCGCAAGCCAAACATTTGGTTCTTAACTGAATATAATACAGGGAGCAGGAGAGTTTTTGTGCACTGAAGACTCTTACATTGTTCAGAAATATAAATTTACTCAAATTTAAAAGGGAGTGGGATAATGGGAGAGCATTTTGCTAGAAATTGTTGGAGTGAACTAATTTGGCAAAAAGGGCAGCGAGCCGAAAAAAGAGCAAAGGAGTTACTTGGTTTTCAGATAAATCAAGTAGAGCCTAATACAAAAATAATCCTAGATCTATCTGAAGGTTTAAATACAGGGAAGTTAAGTAAGCTAATACGATGGCTAATTAAGTAATAATTCCTTTATATTTTACATAATGAATTAAATTGAACCCTGCTTGGGGAGGATGGAAAAATAAGACTTTCTCATCTTTCTCAAACAGGGTTTAATTTTATATAAAAATGTGAAAATTTCGAACAAAACTAAGAATTTTGTAGGGAATTACCAAAATACGTCGAAGTAAATTGTGATGTAGCTGTGGGAAGGACGAAAATGCTATGAAAAAACAGAAGCCTTTATTTAGTTTACAGACAACAATTGCAGTATTCGCTTGTATTGTTGTTGCCTTGGCATTATTAGTAACCGATATTATTATTAATGAGAGGATTGCGGAAAATGCTCGTATCAATTCGTCAGAGGAAGCAATCGAAATTGCACGTATTGTTGCCAATACTCCTTTAATAATGGAAGCGTTAACTGGCAATAGAGATGAAAGTGAGATTCAGGTATTTACCGAGAAAGTTTTGAGCGTAAGCGAAGTTCGATTTATTACAGTGATGGACATAAATCGAATTCGAAAATCACATCCTAATCCTGAAAAAATAGGAGAATACTATGAAGAAGAGGATGCCAATCTTGTTTTTGAAGGACAAGAAACTACGTCTGTAAACAAAGGGTCACTAGGAGTTTCTTTGCGTGCTTTTTCACCGATTTTTGCGCCTGATGGCAAGCAGGTTGGAGCTGTACTTGTCGGAGTTATGATGGAAAGTATACAAGCCTCAGTAGATGATAGTCGATCAGGAATCTATGGTGGTGTTGGAGTTGGGATGCTAGTAGGTGTGCTAGGGTCCTTAGTATTAGCCCGCAGAATAAAGAAAATTTTATTTGGCTTAGAACCTTTTGCCATCGCCAAAATATTTGAAGAACGCAGCGCCATGCTGCAATCAGTAAGGGAAGGTATTTTGGCAGTTGATAAAGATTCACGTATGACCATTGTCAATGAGGCAGCGATTAAGCTTTTTCAACAAGCAGGTATTAGTGATAATCCCATTGGGCAGAAGGTCGATGAGTATGTACCAAATACACGTTTGCAGAAGGTTTTAGAGACGGGAGAAGCTGAATTAGATCAAGAGCAGGATCTTAATGGGATTACAATTCTAGCTAATCGTGTTCCTATAATTGTAGATGGTGAAATTGTTGGAGTTATTGCCACTTTTCGTGATAAAACGGAAATGAGACAGATGGCGGAAAGGCTCACGGGCGTTAGTATTTATGCAGAGGCTCTACGGGCACAGACCCATGAATTTATGAATAAATTGCATGTTATTCTTGGGATGGTTCGTTTGGGAGACTATGATCGATTAAATAATTATGTAAATCAAATTGCTAGTAGATATCAGGCTGAAGTTGGTTCTTTAGTTAAAAAAATTAAAGATCCTGTATTGGCGGGTTTTATTATTGGAAAAATTAGCTTAGCTAGAGAAGCTGGTATAACAATGGCAGTGTCCGAAGATAGTTTTTTACCTGAACCAGCTGAACCAGAGGTAGTTCATGAATTGATCACAATAATTGGAAACTTGATAAATAATTCTTTGGATGCAGTAGAAACATCAATATGTAAGTGTATAAATATTGATTTTTCATGGGATAACGATATTTTGACAATTGAGGTGAGTGATACTGGTTCAGGAATTGATGAGGGAGTAAAA
This window encodes:
- a CDS encoding N-acetylmuramoyl-L-alanine amidase, coding for MGISNELQIIIWAVGALLSVNVLAMTLFVIFAKMQDSRLKLAIRGIILLLDEFADQMENEEKRSRAIQQINEILGWQKILIPTGLIGWIIDSEVAAIRKMQQSTETLDLHEDRNAMRKVTLLELNQLALQSKSELWSAAQSVGRDVKLYLHWSAGRYGQFFDEYHINIDKDGSIYVSSGNLHTIKSHTYKRNTGAIGISLACCYNATTESLGYQPPTEMQIEAMSQVIAVLCKALDLTIDIYRVMTHAEAANNMDGLNPDYEVNGYPDGKYGPGFSWERWDLWFMPGVPKGEGGNVLRGKAIWYQQQGVGIF
- the cysK gene encoding cysteine synthase A, with the translated sequence MMKIAKSLTDLIGNTPLLELSNYNGTKNLNAKVIAKLEYFNPMGSVKDRVGYAMIVDGEEKGLIREGTVIVEPTSGNTGIGLAFAATAKGYKLILTMPDTMSIERRNLLKALGAEIVLTPGTQGMKGAIAKAEELLEEFPNSYMPQQFKNLANPAIHRKTTAQEIWQDTEGHVDIFVAGVGTGGTITGVGQVLKEKNPAVKIVAVEPSDSPVLSGGKPGPHKIQGIGAGFVPDIFNPAVVDEIIKVENQDAFKTARDLAKVEGLLVGISSGAALFAATQLALRPENKGKSIVVLLPDTGERYLSTPLFQEE
- a CDS encoding methyl-accepting chemotaxis protein yields the protein MLRQRSLKTQLVIFFILFAVIPAAVGGAISIYMNVTSTKNSVIQSNSNTSVQIAKQIEIMLDDSKGMTEGLAASPAARSLDGAVIRDMIVNFQQKNPQFELIYVMDKSGMQIARTAGTLANRGDRPYFVEAMKGSTFFTDVYISSFTNAPSVTISVPIKDAAGKSIGVFAADIGLQALWSIAENVKVGKNGYVEIVDHNGVVIAYPDHEKVLKKESFAELEYVKKVIGGQTGSIDAVSSRGDTTISTFSPVNKYKWGVIVNEPLKDVHNVAVSASYILMAILLISILLAAVTAFYIARSIVSPLQKVVDSVQLVAKGDLSQALVAEGALEVNQLVRGVNHMTSALREMISHASSVSESVAASAEELTASATEVGRASEEVATTIQDVAQSATNQVTLSDESAAIMMEMQNGIADAVEAACDVSGASERSEQSAEHGLKQVSHAVMLMSSIQEDVGNAAQKINALGEKSRQIGQIVEVITNIAGQTNLLALNAAIEAARAGEQGRGFAVVADEVRKLAEQSQEAAKEIAEIIGAIQSETIQAVEAMDKGSHEVVEGVKVVSASKVAFEEIYVDVKEMRKRVEKILVLMDNQLSGSGQVGQSINGIADASRTNAASSQEVAAASEEQNASVHEIVTAVSGLATMASELQEVVHKFKV
- the dcuS gene encoding DcuS/MalK family sensor histidine kinase; its protein translation is MKKQKPLFSLQTTIAVFACIVVALALLVTDIIINERIAENARINSSEEAIEIARIVANTPLIMEALTGNRDESEIQVFTEKVLSVSEVRFITVMDINRIRKSHPNPEKIGEYYEEEDANLVFEGQETTSVNKGSLGVSLRAFSPIFAPDGKQVGAVLVGVMMESIQASVDDSRSGIYGGVGVGMLVGVLGSLVLARRIKKILFGLEPFAIAKIFEERSAMLQSVREGILAVDKDSRMTIVNEAAIKLFQQAGISDNPIGQKVDEYVPNTRLQKVLETGEAELDQEQDLNGITILANRVPIIVDGEIVGVIATFRDKTEMRQMAERLTGVSIYAEALRAQTHEFMNKLHVILGMVRLGDYDRLNNYVNQIASRYQAEVGSLVKKIKDPVLAGFIIGKISLAREAGITMAVSEDSFLPEPAEPEVVHELITIIGNLINNSLDAVETSICKCINIDFSWDNDILTIEVSDTGSGIDEGVKNKIFAQGYSTKGTNRGLGLYLIQRSLERLGGQITVISEVGHGALFRVILPYWSKEGYFD